Part of the Halodesulfurarchaeum formicicum genome is shown below.
CGACGGCAAAGCCCACCACGCCGAGTCGGCCCAGCCGGTCCTCACGGCGCTCGGAGAGCGCCCGGTCCACGAAGGGTCGATAGAGGTCCCGGGTGAAATAGGAGGATCCGGAGAGGAGCATCGAGTCCGAGGAGGACATCATCGCCGCGATGGCCCCCGCGATGACCAGGGCGGCGAACCACGTCGGGGTGTAGGCCGCGAGGAGCTGGGGGAGGACACTCTCGCCGGCGGCCACGTCGGCCTCGATGCCCAGCCCGGCGGCCCAGGTGCCAAGTAGGAAGGCCGGGACGAAGAGCAAGAGGACGAGCACGGGCCAGAGCGTGAACGAGCGCTTGAGCACCGTCTCGGAGGCCGCGGCGAAAAAGCGCTGGTTGATCTGGGGGAACATGGTGACCCCGAAGGCGATCGAGATCGCGAAGCTGAGCATGAACTGCGGGGTGTAAGCCCCACCACCCAGCGCGAAGAAGTCGGGCGCGTTCGCCTGGATGCCGGCGTTGATCGTGGCGATGCCGCCATCGACAGCGAGGAGGACCCAGGCCAGGGCGAGCCAGACCATCGCGAGCATGAACACGCCCTGGAGGGTGTCCGTCCAGGCGATCCCGCGCATCCCCGCCAGCGCGACGTAGGCAATCATGAACGCGGTGATGAGCGTCGCTCCGGCCCAGAACGGGACGGCACCCTGTGTGAGCCCGGTGATGGCCGCCCCCGCGCCGATCTGCTGGAGCATCACGTAGGGGAACAGCCAGAAAAGCGAGACGACCGCGACCAGGCCGCGGAGGGCCCGGGACCCAAAGCGGTCTCCCAGCAGTTCCCCCAGTGTCATGTAGCCTTCACGCTGGCCGAGCAGCCACTGCCGGTAGCCGATCACGTACCAGAGGATCGCGAAGATGATCCCGTCCATCAGTCCCATGACGAGGATCCACTCCGGGCCCAGCGAGTAGGCGTTGTCCGGCCCGCCGAAGAACGTGAACGCCGAGAGCAGCGTGGCAAAGACCGTAAAGAGCAGGACGACGGTGCCGAAGGACCGACTCGCGAGGTAGAAGTCCTCGGCCGTCCGCTCGGTCACCCGGTAGGCGATCAGGCCCACGCCAAGCGCGACGAGGAGGTACCCCACGATGATGCCGAGTTGCAGTGCCACGCTCATCGCGTACCCCCGTGGCTGTCAGTTCGCTCGTCGATCCAGAGTCCCCATCCTCGCCGGGTAAAGTGTCGGAACACGAGTGCAGCCAGTAGCAGCCAGGCGATGTGATACCACAGCCAGACTGGGAGACCGAAGGCCATGGCCGCCGAATCCCAGAGAAACCAGGGGATCGCGAGGGCGGCGAGCAGGAAGAAGCCGATCGCCCAGCCG
Proteins encoded:
- a CDS encoding DUF3311 domain-containing protein codes for the protein MDPRSIGWAIGFFLLAALAIPWFLWDSAAMAFGLPVWLWYHIAWLLLAALVFRHFTRRGWGLWIDERTDSHGGTR
- a CDS encoding sodium:solute symporter family protein, with translation MSVALQLGIIVGYLLVALGVGLIAYRVTERTAEDFYLASRSFGTVVLLFTVFATLLSAFTFFGGPDNAYSLGPEWILVMGLMDGIIFAILWYVIGYRQWLLGQREGYMTLGELLGDRFGSRALRGLVAVVSLFWLFPYVMLQQIGAGAAITGLTQGAVPFWAGATLITAFMIAYVALAGMRGIAWTDTLQGVFMLAMVWLALAWVLLAVDGGIATINAGIQANAPDFFALGGGAYTPQFMLSFAISIAFGVTMFPQINQRFFAAASETVLKRSFTLWPVLVLLLFVPAFLLGTWAAGLGIEADVAAGESVLPQLLAAYTPTWFAALVIAGAIAAMMSSSDSMLLSGSSYFTRDLYRPFVDRALSERREDRLGRLGVVGFAVAALLASVWAEGGGIGAASVGSLLIEIGDLAFGGFAQLAGPVLLALYWRGTTRRGLIAGILAPQLVYVAFNFLPATTVAGLPLFATSYFGWGLSLYAMLFGVAVTALGSVADRKRRSGGARP